In Juglans regia cultivar Chandler chromosome 5, Walnut 2.0, whole genome shotgun sequence, the following are encoded in one genomic region:
- the LOC108988962 gene encoding UDP-glycosyltransferase 74F2-like translates to MEKETSAHRSAHCLVLSYPTQGHINPMLEFSKRLEHKGVKATLVTTSSISKTIHKAESSNIALETISDGYDEGGIKQAESIPAYLERFWRVGSQTLVELLEKLSASGSPVDCIVYDSFLPWALDIAKKFGLVGAVFFTQSCAVDNIFYHVHEGLLKLPLSEPEILLPGLPPLEPQDMPSFIYDLKSYPAFFDMLVKQFSNVDKADWVLCNTFYELEQEAVDWMAKIWPLKTVGPTIPSMFLDKRIEDDRDYGFSIFKPNTDACMKWLKDRPQGSVVYVSFGSMAVLEAEQMQEIAWGLRMSNSSFLWVVRASEEAKLPENFVEEMSEKGLVLQWCPQLEILNHEAVGCFVTHCGWNSTLEALSFGVPMVAVPQWTDQSTNAKFIMDVWKMGLKAPVDEKGLVRREAAEHCIREILEGERGKEIKKNAFKWRKIAKEAVDQGGSSDKNIEEFVAKLVLHSQVLLP, encoded by the exons atggagaaggaAACGAGTGCACACAGATCAGCTCATTGCTTAGTCTTATCGTATCCAACCCAAGGCCACATTAATCCTATGCTCGAATTCTCCAAGCGTTTAGAGCACAAAGGAGTGAAAGCTACACTGGTTACCACCTCCTCCATTTCCAAGACCATTCATAAAGCTGAAAGCTCAAATATTGCTCTCGAGACCATCTCCGATGGCTACGATGAAGGCGGCATaaagcaagcagagagcattcCAGCCTATTTGGAGCGCTTTTGGAGAGTTGGGTCTCAAACTCTGGTCGAGCTCCTCGAGAAACTTTCTGCCTCAGGCTCTCCTGTTGATTGTATTGTTTATGATTCTTTCTTGCCTTGGGCTTTAGACATAGCCAAGAAGTTTGGGTTAGTCGGTGCAGTGTTTTTCACTCAGTCTTGTGCCGTCGATAACATATTTTACCATGTTCACGAAGGATTGCTGAAACTCCCTCTTTCAGAGCCTGAGATTTTGCTTCCTGGTTTGCCACCACTCGAACCTCAGGACATGCCTTCCttcatttatgatttgaaaTCTTACCCAGCTTTCTTTGACATGCTTGTGAAACAATTCTCCAACGTTGACAAAGCCGATTGGGTCCTTTGCAACACGTTTTATGAGCTGGAACAAGag GCGGTGGATTGGATGGCAAAGATATGGCCATTGAAGACCGTAGGACCAACGATACCATCTATGTTCTTGGACAAACGTATTGAAGACGACAGAGACTACGGTTTCAGCATCTTCAAACCAAACACCGATGCATGCATGAAGTGGCTAAAAGATCGTCCACAAGGGTCGGTTGTCTATGTTTCTTTCGGGAGTATGGCCGTCCTTGAAGCTGAGCAAATGCAAGAAATAGCTTGGGGTTTGAGGATGAGCAACAGCAGTTTCTTGTGGGTTGTCAGGGCCTCAGAAGAAGCAAAGCTCCCAGAAAACTTCGTGGAGGAGATGTCGGAGAAGGGATTGGTGCTTCAATGGTGTCCTCAGCTGGAGATCTTAAATCACGAGGCAGTGGGATGCTTTGTGACACACTGTGGGTGGAACTCTACGTTGGAGGCCCTGAGCTTTGGTGTTCCAATGGTGGCAGTGCCGCAATGGACAGATCAAAGCACGAATGCTAAGTTTATTATGGATGTTTGGAAGATGGGATTGAAAGCTCCAGTTGATGAGAAAGGGTTAGTCAGGAGAGAGGCTGCAGAACATTGCATAAGGGAAATattggagggagagagaggaaaagagataaaaaagaatGCCTTCAAATGGAGGAAAATCGCCAAAGAGGCTGTTGACCAAGGTGGAAGTTCTGATAAAAACATTGAAGAATTTGTGGCTAAATTGGTTCTTCATTCCCAAGTCCTATTGCCTTGA